From one Spartobacteria bacterium genomic stretch:
- a CDS encoding alpha-glucosidase → MKKKWWKEGIVYQIYPRSFHDSNGDGIGDLRGIIEKLDYIKELGVNIIWLNPVYKSPNDDMGYDISDYQDIMDEFGTLRDWEELLEGLHKRGIKLIMDLVVNHTSDEHKWFVESKKSKDNKYRDYYIWKSAEAGVPNNWGSYFEGSAWELDEPSNEYYLHLFSRRQPDLNWENEQVRKEIYDMMTWWLDKGIDGFRMDVINHLAKHPDYPDGIVNKGTYAYSSHQYINQPKVHDYLKEMNENVLSKYDIMTVGECVAVSPEQGLKYVHEDRHELNMIFQFEHMELGGGRHTWQKHDWKLTDLKKIVMKWTGVIEAGGWSSNYLMNHDQPRAVSRFGNDREYRKESAKMLGMFNITLPGTPYVYQGEEIGMTNSTFNDISEFRDLESINMYHVELGNKTEEELLEILNVFSRDHSRTPMQWNGDVNAGFTTGTPWIKLNPNYREINVEESLADENSIFKFYQKLIGLRKSIAALSYGSFEMLVEESENIFAFTRSLNDEKYLIVLNFSGEKMENEVDVQSSELLLSNYNDKPGKDLRPYEAMLLKMQ, encoded by the coding sequence TTGAAAAAGAAATGGTGGAAAGAAGGAATCGTATATCAAATTTATCCCAGAAGCTTCCATGATAGCAATGGCGACGGAATTGGAGATCTGCGGGGAATCATTGAGAAACTGGATTATATAAAAGAGCTGGGCGTAAATATCATTTGGCTGAATCCGGTTTATAAATCACCCAATGACGACATGGGCTACGATATAAGCGATTATCAAGATATCATGGATGAATTTGGTACCCTGCGTGATTGGGAAGAATTGCTTGAGGGACTGCATAAACGCGGCATAAAACTGATTATGGATCTTGTCGTTAATCATACATCAGACGAGCATAAATGGTTCGTTGAATCCAAAAAATCAAAAGATAATAAATACAGGGATTACTATATCTGGAAATCAGCCGAAGCGGGCGTTCCGAATAACTGGGGATCTTATTTTGAGGGTTCCGCATGGGAACTGGATGAGCCGTCTAACGAATATTATCTGCATTTGTTTTCCAGGAGGCAGCCTGATTTGAACTGGGAAAATGAACAGGTGAGAAAAGAAATCTATGACATGATGACCTGGTGGCTGGATAAAGGCATTGATGGCTTTAGAATGGATGTAATTAATCATTTGGCAAAACATCCTGATTATCCCGATGGTATTGTAAATAAAGGGACGTATGCGTACTCGAGTCATCAGTATATCAATCAGCCCAAAGTCCATGACTATTTGAAAGAGATGAATGAAAACGTTCTAAGCAAGTATGACATCATGACGGTTGGGGAGTGTGTCGCCGTTTCGCCGGAGCAGGGTCTGAAATATGTTCATGAAGACAGACATGAACTGAATATGATTTTCCAATTTGAACACATGGAGCTTGGAGGCGGCAGGCACACGTGGCAAAAACACGATTGGAAATTAACCGACCTGAAAAAAATCGTTATGAAATGGACAGGTGTTATTGAAGCGGGGGGATGGAGTTCAAACTACCTGATGAATCACGATCAGCCGAGAGCGGTGTCAAGATTCGGCAATGACAGGGAATATCGAAAAGAATCAGCGAAAATGTTGGGCATGTTTAATATTACTCTGCCGGGAACACCCTATGTATATCAGGGGGAAGAAATAGGCATGACGAATTCGACTTTTAACGATATTTCAGAGTTCAGGGATTTAGAGTCAATAAACATGTATCATGTGGAGCTCGGGAATAAAACAGAGGAGGAACTGCTTGAAATACTGAATGTTTTCAGCAGGGATCACAGCAGAACGCCCATGCAGTGGAATGGCGATGTCAATGCCGGGTTCACGACGGGAACCCCGTGGATTAAGCTGAATCCCAATTACAGGGAAATAAATGTCGAAGAGTCTCTGGCCGACGAGAACTCGATATTTAAGTTCTATCAAAAGCTCATAGGGTTGAGAAAAAGCATTGCGGCATTAAGTTATGGCTCGTTTGAGATGCTTGTCGAGGAAAGTGAAAATATCTTTGCTTTTACAAGATCACTGAATGACGAGAAGTATCTGATTGTTCTTAATTTTTCAGGAGAAAAGATGGAGAACGAAGTGGATGTCCAATCATCAGAGCTGCTGCTGTCAAACTACAACGATAAGCCGGGCAAAGACCTTCGCCCATATGAGGCCATGCTGCTGAAAATGCAGTGA
- a CDS encoding inositol monophosphatase, producing MNLSPTQLNQLAAIAIEAARTAGRYITEAAQRPIKVEHKDSQLSLASQVVTEVDRKSQDIILGLLNPTLAPFDLALLTEETEDDHSRFEKDAFWCIDPLDGTLPFVEGQPGYSVSIALVGNDETPLIGVVYDAVEGCLYHAVHGQGAFRNEKPWHLPEKKDVLTFVTDRSFKPNPNSPHILKQLETIALNLGLKGLATGLIGGAAMNGCWVLENAPACYFKQPKPQNGGGSLWDFAATACLFNEIGAVATDVFGQPLDLNRADSTFMNHRGTINATDQDLARQLMRHFQ from the coding sequence ATGAATCTCTCCCCCACCCAGCTGAACCAACTTGCCGCCATAGCCATCGAAGCCGCACGCACGGCCGGTCGCTATATCACCGAAGCGGCACAGCGTCCTATAAAAGTAGAACACAAAGACAGCCAATTGAGTCTGGCTTCACAGGTCGTTACAGAGGTGGACCGCAAGAGTCAGGACATCATTTTAGGCCTGCTGAATCCTACACTGGCTCCCTTCGATCTGGCACTGCTGACAGAAGAAACCGAAGACGATCACAGCCGATTTGAAAAAGACGCCTTCTGGTGCATTGATCCCTTGGACGGCACCCTCCCCTTTGTAGAAGGCCAGCCCGGCTATTCCGTATCCATCGCTCTGGTCGGCAACGATGAAACGCCGCTCATTGGCGTCGTATATGATGCGGTGGAAGGCTGTCTCTATCATGCCGTTCATGGACAGGGAGCCTTTCGTAATGAAAAGCCGTGGCATCTGCCCGAGAAAAAAGACGTGCTCACCTTTGTTACTGACCGTAGTTTTAAACCTAATCCCAACAGCCCGCACATTCTGAAGCAGCTGGAAACCATCGCCCTGAACCTCGGTTTGAAGGGATTGGCAACCGGTCTGATCGGCGGTGCGGCCATGAACGGCTGCTGGGTTTTAGAAAACGCGCCGGCCTGCTATTTCAAACAGCCCAAACCACAAAACGGCGGAGGATCTCTATGGGATTTCGCAGCCACCGCCTGCCTTTTCAATGAAATAGGGGCCGTCGCCACCGATGTGTTCGGTCAGCCGCTGGATCTCAATCGCGCCGATTCCACCTTCATGAATCATCGCGGCACCATCAATGCCACAGATCAAGACCTCGCCCGGCAGCTCATGCGGCATTTCCAGTAA
- a CDS encoding ATP-binding cassette domain-containing protein — MLEVAGLYKTFHAGTLNEVRALRGVSLSIDEGSFTALIGTNGSGKSTLLNAVAGTFVPDAGELTLNGRKITRKPEYKRAARIGRVFQDPFAGTAADMSIAENIVMSMRRGGHRGLGWALTKPTRIEMRDRIAMLNMGLEDRLDNPMGTLSGGQRQALTLLMATWIRPDILLLDEHTAALDPKSAAKVAALTSAIIKRDHLTALMVTHSMQQAVDMPDRIVMMHQGAVVEDFYGAQKRRVRISDLMDAFDRIIRRTMLDETAADMLTRQYV, encoded by the coding sequence ATGCTTGAAGTAGCTGGGTTGTACAAGACATTCCATGCCGGAACGCTGAATGAGGTGCGTGCTTTGCGAGGAGTGAGTCTTTCTATCGATGAAGGCTCCTTCACGGCACTCATAGGAACCAACGGGTCGGGAAAAAGTACCCTGCTCAACGCTGTGGCGGGAACGTTTGTGCCGGATGCCGGCGAGCTTACGCTGAACGGAAGGAAAATAACGCGCAAACCGGAATATAAACGCGCGGCACGCATTGGTCGTGTGTTTCAGGATCCTTTTGCGGGCACGGCGGCGGATATGAGTATTGCCGAAAATATCGTCATGTCCATGCGGCGCGGCGGTCATCGCGGTTTGGGATGGGCACTGACCAAACCCACGCGTATAGAAATGCGGGATCGCATCGCGATGTTGAATATGGGATTGGAAGATCGACTCGATAATCCCATGGGCACCTTGTCGGGCGGACAGCGACAGGCCTTGACGCTCCTTATGGCCACATGGATTCGCCCCGATATATTGTTGCTGGATGAGCATACCGCTGCACTGGATCCCAAAAGTGCCGCAAAAGTGGCAGCACTGACAAGTGCCATCATTAAACGCGATCATCTGACCGCTCTCATGGTGACCCATTCCATGCAGCAGGCCGTAGATATGCCAGACCGCATCGTGATGATGCATCAAGGAGCCGTCGTCGAAGATTTTTATGGAGCCCAGAAACGCCGTGTGCGTATTTCCGATCTCATGGATGCGTTTGATCGCATAATCCGCCGCACCATGCTGGACGAAACCGCCGCTGATATGTTGACGCGACAGTACGTCTGA
- a CDS encoding ABC transporter permease: MSLVLGAFTMGLILSLLSLGMLITFRMIRFTDITVDGSITLGATVAAVCISKGWNPWFATGLAMVAGALAGAVTGVLHTRFKIQELLSGILVMTALYSVNLRIMGRSNIPLLDVTSVFSFLEKPLQRLVDENGKLHIAGWHVPVTDVAAFLTCIMICICVGTVLYWLLLTHFGTGLRAAGSNPQMARAQGLNHRTMIIIGLALSNGLVALSGSLLAQYQGFADVQMGIGMMVWGLASIIIGEALVGRSSIGLLLTGTVLGTVLFRLLIAIALRWGLNPNDLKLVTAVFVFIALVLPRWLAPLKKSFSTGGHHA, encoded by the coding sequence ATGAGTCTGGTATTGGGTGCGTTTACCATGGGATTGATTTTATCCCTTTTATCGCTGGGTATGCTGATTACCTTTCGGATGATTCGGTTTACCGATATCACCGTCGATGGCTCCATAACCCTTGGGGCGACTGTCGCCGCTGTCTGCATCAGTAAAGGATGGAATCCCTGGTTTGCCACGGGGCTTGCGATGGTGGCCGGCGCGCTGGCCGGCGCTGTCACGGGGGTGCTGCACACACGGTTTAAAATACAGGAATTGCTGTCGGGCATTTTAGTCATGACGGCACTGTATTCTGTGAACTTGCGCATTATGGGACGGAGCAATATTCCTCTGCTGGATGTGACATCGGTGTTCTCCTTTCTTGAAAAGCCATTGCAGCGACTGGTCGACGAAAACGGGAAGCTCCATATTGCGGGCTGGCATGTACCCGTTACTGACGTGGCCGCATTTCTGACCTGTATTATGATTTGTATATGCGTGGGGACGGTGCTGTACTGGCTGCTGCTCACACATTTCGGAACGGGATTGCGCGCGGCGGGCAGCAATCCGCAAATGGCGCGCGCGCAAGGATTGAATCATCGTACCATGATTATTATCGGGCTGGCACTGTCTAATGGACTGGTCGCGCTGTCAGGTTCTTTACTGGCACAATATCAAGGTTTTGCAGATGTTCAGATGGGGATCGGCATGATGGTCTGGGGATTGGCCAGCATCATTATCGGTGAAGCACTGGTTGGACGTTCCAGTATCGGACTTCTGCTGACAGGCACGGTTCTTGGAACGGTATTGTTTCGCTTACTGATAGCTATCGCACTGCGCTGGGGATTGAATCCCAATGATTTAAAACTGGTTACTGCGGTCTTTGTATTCATTGCATTGGTGCTGCCACGCTGGCTGGCACCGTTAAAGAAGTCGTTTTCTACCGGAGGTCATCATGCTTGA